In Listeria monocytogenes, the following proteins share a genomic window:
- the dcm gene encoding DNA (cytosine-5-)-methyltransferase, translating to MKFLDLFAGIGGFRLGMERAGHECVGYVEIDKFARKSYQAIHDTEGEWTREDITKVTDEEWRTLRGTVDIICGGFPCQSFSIAGKRLGFEETRGTLFFEIARAAKQIQPRYLFLENVKGLLSHNKGETFATILTALHELGYDAEWQILNSKDFGVPQNRERVFIIGHLRGAGGREIFPLAEASRTADESRVIANTLTARYPYSQREGTYIETTRKSEQVMPVLTPDRIIKRQNGRRFKTLGEPAFTLTAQDQHGIIVFGELEGSGREQSNRIYSEKGLAPTLTTMQGGGQEPKIAIVGNVNPSKRGMNGEVYSSEGLAPTLTTNKGEGQKVAIIQKARGYNKGGKHDIAPTLSSSSWQENNLLQKGNFRIRKLTPRECWRLQGFPDWAFDRAAEVNSNSQLYKQSGNSVTENVIWKIAKLFKEEQA from the coding sequence GTGAAGTTTTTAGATCTGTTTGCAGGTATTGGCGGATTTCGTTTAGGTATGGAACGCGCCGGACATGAGTGCGTGGGCTATGTTGAAATTGATAAATTCGCACGAAAGAGTTACCAAGCAATTCACGATACGGAAGGAGAGTGGACACGTGAAGACATCACAAAAGTTACAGATGAGGAGTGGAGAACGTTGCGCGGAACAGTTGACATTATTTGCGGAGGATTTCCTTGTCAATCATTCTCAATCGCAGGAAAGCGACTGGGCTTCGAAGAAACTCGAGGAACTTTGTTCTTTGAAATTGCTAGAGCAGCTAAACAAATCCAACCACGCTATTTATTCCTTGAAAACGTTAAAGGGTTACTATCGCACAACAAAGGAGAAACGTTCGCTACAATCCTTACCGCGCTTCATGAACTGGGGTACGATGCGGAATGGCAGATTCTTAACAGCAAAGATTTCGGAGTCCCACAAAACAGAGAACGCGTGTTCATTATCGGACATCTTAGAGGAGCAGGTGGACGAGAAATATTTCCTCTCGCAGAAGCATCTAGAACGGCTGATGAAAGCAGAGTCATTGCAAACACGCTTACTGCCCGATACCCATACAGTCAACGAGAAGGCACATATATTGAAACGACAAGGAAAAGCGAGCAAGTAATGCCAGTTTTAACACCAGATAGAATTATAAAAAGGCAAAATGGACGAAGGTTTAAAACACTAGGTGAGCCAGCGTTCACTTTAACCGCTCAAGATCAGCACGGAATCATTGTGTTTGGTGAACTGGAAGGATCAGGACGAGAGCAAAGTAACCGTATTTATAGCGAAAAAGGTTTGGCTCCAACTTTGACGACGATGCAAGGCGGTGGACAAGAGCCAAAAATAGCAATAGTCGGAAATGTGAATCCTAGTAAAAGAGGGATGAATGGTGAAGTTTATTCAAGTGAAGGGTTAGCGCCAACATTAACAACAAATAAAGGCGAAGGTCAAAAAGTAGCCATTATTCAAAAAGCGCGTGGCTATAACAAGGGAGGAAAACACGACATAGCGCCTACATTATCATCAAGTAGTTGGCAAGAAAATAATTTATTACAGAAAGGTAATTTCAGAATTCGAAAACTAACACCTCGTGAGTGCTGGCGCCTTCAAGGATTTCCGGATTGGGCATTTGATCGAGCAGCAGAAGTAAATAGCAATAGTCAATTATATAAACAATCAGGAAATAGCGTTACAGAGAATGTAATTTGGAAAATAGCGAAATTATTTAAGGAGGAACAAGCATGA
- a CDS encoding YqaJ viral recombinase family protein: MAIAKEKTMNILASVKDMDRTQWLLTRRLGIGGSDAGIIMGLNQYKTAFELWLDKTDQVLPDESAGEAAYWGNQMEEVVAKEFEKRTGKKVRRSNMMYQHPEHDFMLANVDRFVVGEDAILECKTASAYLAKEWEADEVPATYLVQIQHYLAVTGKSKAYVAVLIGGNKFIWKEIERDDELINQIIAFELDFWETNVKGHVAPALDGSSAAEKYLKDRFAKSEAKQVILSKKYNEFLAERANLERDIKLLETRKKEIDNNIKNDLKEAETAIADEFTITWKPVITSRVDTKRLKEEHPDIYKKLRKETSYRKFAVKENK, from the coding sequence ATGGCTATTGCAAAAGAAAAGACAATGAACATCTTAGCGAGTGTAAAAGACATGGATAGAACGCAATGGTTGCTAACTCGACGTTTAGGCATTGGCGGAAGCGATGCGGGAATCATCATGGGATTAAATCAGTACAAAACAGCATTTGAGCTGTGGCTAGATAAGACAGACCAAGTTTTACCAGATGAATCAGCGGGAGAAGCCGCATACTGGGGCAATCAAATGGAAGAAGTTGTCGCAAAAGAATTCGAAAAGCGAACTGGAAAGAAAGTAAGACGTAGCAACATGATGTATCAACATCCAGAGCATGATTTTATGTTGGCAAACGTTGATAGGTTTGTGGTTGGTGAAGACGCTATTTTGGAATGTAAAACAGCATCAGCATACTTAGCAAAGGAATGGGAAGCTGACGAAGTACCAGCGACTTATCTAGTGCAAATACAACACTATTTAGCGGTCACAGGTAAAAGCAAAGCCTATGTAGCTGTTCTAATTGGAGGAAATAAATTTATTTGGAAAGAAATTGAACGCGATGACGAGTTAATCAATCAAATAATTGCTTTTGAGTTAGATTTTTGGGAAACGAACGTAAAAGGACATGTAGCGCCGGCGCTAGACGGTTCAAGTGCCGCAGAAAAATATTTAAAAGATCGTTTTGCTAAGTCAGAAGCTAAACAAGTTATTTTATCAAAAAAATACAACGAATTTTTGGCTGAAAGAGCAAATTTAGAACGCGATATAAAGCTTTTAGAGACACGAAAGAAAGAAATTGATAATAATATCAAGAATGATTTAAAAGAAGCTGAAACAGCCATCGCAGACGAATTTACGATTACTTGGAAGCCTGTTATTACTTCAAGAGTAGACACTAAACGTTTAAAAGAAGAACATCCAGACATTTACAAAAAATTACGTAAAGAAACTAGTTATAGAAAATTTGCAGTGAAGGAGAATAAATAA
- a CDS encoding DnaD domain-containing protein gives MSHGWVKLHRDLKEKPIWRSSTPEQKTILVTLLMMANHKENEWEWMGKPFKAKPGEFVTSIKSITEECGKGISSQNVRTALKRFENYGFLTKESTKVNTLINIVNWGVYQDSENKSNTLANKQLTNDSQTANKQLTTNKNVRTKECNKNNNNSDLNFKDFWEQNGFGMMLPVEMEKLLAWVDDFDGNREIVMKALEVTSEQGANKRNYAYVNKILKNWESRGFKTIADVDAAEKQRQIEIEQKFNKPFNKYNKPVKQEILPDWFDKEQQEAPKQPEMTEEEREEKKKAYEEVMRKLGRGDELEAKA, from the coding sequence ATGTCACATGGGTGGGTTAAATTGCATAGAGATTTGAAAGAAAAGCCTATATGGAGAAGCTCTACACCCGAGCAAAAAACCATCCTTGTGACTTTGTTAATGATGGCAAATCACAAGGAAAACGAGTGGGAGTGGATGGGGAAACCTTTCAAAGCAAAACCAGGTGAATTCGTCACAAGTATTAAGTCAATTACGGAGGAATGCGGCAAAGGTATCTCTTCGCAAAATGTCAGGACAGCTCTAAAAAGATTTGAAAATTACGGATTTCTAACAAAGGAATCAACAAAGGTAAACACCCTTATAAACATAGTGAACTGGGGCGTTTATCAAGACTCGGAAAATAAATCTAACACACTTGCTAACAAACAGCTAACAAACGACTCGCAAACAGCTAACAAACAGCTAACAACTAACAAGAATGTAAGAACTAAAGAATGTAATAAAAACAACAACAACAGCGATTTAAATTTCAAGGATTTTTGGGAACAAAATGGATTCGGAATGATGCTTCCAGTTGAAATGGAAAAACTGCTTGCTTGGGTAGATGATTTTGATGGTAATCGAGAAATTGTCATGAAGGCTTTGGAAGTTACATCAGAACAAGGAGCTAACAAACGAAATTACGCCTATGTTAATAAAATTCTCAAAAACTGGGAAAGCAGAGGATTTAAAACAATAGCTGATGTTGATGCAGCGGAAAAACAACGACAGATAGAAATTGAGCAGAAATTCAACAAGCCGTTCAACAAATACAACAAGCCAGTTAAACAAGAAATATTGCCAGATTGGTTCGACAAAGAGCAGCAAGAAGCGCCTAAACAGCCAGAGATGACGGAAGAAGAGCGAGAAGAGAAGAAAAAAGCTTATGAAGAGGTAATGCGAAAACTTGGAAGAGGCGACGAATTGGAGGCCAAGGCATGA
- a CDS encoding phage antirepressor Ant — MSNLQVIANDMLPVLENEKGEKFVNARALHEKLMTTTKFADWIKRRIRQYGFVENEDFFSLLKNEKRAIGGTTSIDYIFTLDSGKELAMVENTEQGRSIRKYFIEVEKQARKLATEYPTFSYMIDDPVARAKKWIEEQQEKQEALKQIEEQKPKVVFAEAVQTSKNTILVKDLATILKQKGLDIGQNRLFEWLRGSGYLLNKGAYYNKPSQKAMNLGLFEQKTHIHTDRNGLMITTYTPTITGKGQVYLLNKLLEEQNQVII, encoded by the coding sequence ATGTCAAATTTACAAGTAATTGCAAATGATATGTTGCCAGTCCTTGAAAATGAAAAAGGTGAAAAATTTGTAAACGCTAGAGCATTGCATGAAAAACTAATGACTACAACTAAATTCGCTGATTGGATTAAAAGACGAATTCGCCAATACGGATTTGTAGAAAATGAAGATTTTTTCTCACTTCTCAAAAATGAGAAACGAGCGATAGGTGGCACTACATCAATAGATTATATCTTTACTCTCGACTCTGGAAAAGAATTGGCGATGGTAGAGAATACGGAACAAGGTCGATCAATTAGAAAATATTTCATTGAAGTAGAAAAACAAGCGAGGAAATTAGCAACTGAATATCCAACATTTTCATATATGATAGATGACCCAGTTGCTAGAGCTAAAAAATGGATTGAGGAACAACAAGAGAAACAAGAAGCATTAAAACAAATTGAAGAACAAAAGCCGAAAGTAGTTTTTGCGGAGGCTGTACAAACGAGTAAGAACACGATTTTAGTAAAAGATTTAGCTACTATTCTGAAACAAAAAGGATTAGATATAGGACAAAATAGGCTTTTCGAATGGCTGAGAGGAAGCGGTTATTTGCTAAATAAAGGGGCTTATTATAACAAACCGTCACAAAAGGCAATGAATTTAGGATTGTTCGAACAAAAAACACATATTCATACAGATAGAAACGGCTTAATGATAACAACCTACACGCCAACAATAACAGGAAAAGGGCAAGTATATCTATTAAATAAATTATTAGAAGAACAGAATCAAGTCATAATTTAA
- a CDS encoding gp45 family putative tail fiber system protein: MTERVFRKTTNFGDSEIHTNSRTKMIANPAFQQKIPLNETGCDNMADYIEELKLKGYEEVTR, encoded by the coding sequence ATGACAGAAAGAGTTTTCAGAAAGACAACAAATTTCGGTGATAGCGAAATTCACACAAATAGCAGAACAAAAATGATTGCTAATCCGGCATTTCAGCAGAAAATACCGCTTAACGAAACAGGTTGCGACAACATGGCGGACTATATCGAAGAGTTGAAGTTAAAAGGCTACGAGGAGGTCACAAGATAA
- a CDS encoding recombinase RecT encodes MATNDELKNQLANKQNGGQVASAQSLDLKGLLEAPTMRKKFEKVLDKKAPQFLTSLLNLYNGDDYLQKTDPMTVVTSAMVAATLDLPIDKNLGYAWIVPYKGRAQFQLGYKGYIQLALRTGQYKSINVIEVREGELLKWNRLTEEIELDLDNNTSEKVVGYCGYFQLINGFEKTVYWTRKEIEAHKQKFSKSDFGWKKDYDAMAKKTVLRNMLSKWGILSIDMQTAVTEDEAEPRERKDVTDDESIPDIIEAPITPSDTLEAGSVVQGSMI; translated from the coding sequence ATGGCAACTAACGATGAATTAAAAAATCAATTAGCAAATAAACAAAATGGAGGGCAAGTAGCAAGCGCACAATCATTAGACTTAAAAGGTTTGCTAGAAGCACCGACAATGCGCAAGAAATTCGAAAAGGTACTAGATAAAAAAGCGCCTCAATTTTTAACTTCCCTTTTAAATCTTTATAATGGCGACGACTATTTACAAAAAACTGACCCGATGACAGTTGTTACTTCCGCCATGGTTGCTGCAACACTAGATTTACCAATCGACAAAAATTTAGGTTATGCGTGGATTGTTCCTTATAAAGGCAGAGCACAGTTTCAACTTGGTTATAAAGGATACATCCAGTTAGCACTACGCACAGGACAATATAAAAGCATTAATGTTATCGAAGTGCGCGAAGGTGAGCTACTGAAATGGAACCGACTTACCGAAGAAATCGAACTAGATTTAGACAACAATACAAGTGAAAAAGTTGTTGGCTACTGTGGCTATTTCCAGTTAATTAATGGCTTTGAAAAAACGGTCTATTGGACTCGTAAAGAAATAGAAGCGCATAAACAGAAATTTAGTAAATCGGATTTTGGATGGAAAAAAGACTACGATGCAATGGCTAAAAAAACTGTTCTTAGAAACATGTTAAGCAAGTGGGGGATTTTATCCATTGATATGCAAACAGCGGTTACAGAGGACGAAGCAGAGCCTAGAGAACGAAAAGACGTTACAGACGATGAATCAATACCGGACATTATAGAGGCGCCTATAACGCCGTCTGACACGTTAGAAGCTGGCTCGGTAGTTCAAGGGTCAATGATCTAA